The proteins below are encoded in one region of Phaseolus vulgaris cultivar G19833 chromosome 1, P. vulgaris v2.0, whole genome shotgun sequence:
- the LOC137813440 gene encoding uncharacterized protein — protein sequence MGKESDNTVPGLQSLNRMVSEPYYLFHFLTFFSYFIIRTSASEVLAPHVIQHLLRREIQTLLVFAILAVIKGAKEDNWETFIAYALFLGKICLFVLAFTMDRHLAVWYILVFLALHMLTQQPLFQGLGTSSKLTPLHLESLLTEGTTTRFWLVEFRSSYSPACIRSSQYFPELSITYSSKNLSFGIVDLGLFPNAAEKFGISLSGSMGQLPTYILFENAAEVARFPELDFEATYFHPTITKGLLSRHFELDRHLLEYFNGK from the exons ATGGGAAAGGAAAGTGATAACACGGTTCCGGGGTTGCAGAGCCTGAATCGCATGGTTTCAGAACCTTATTACCTCTTCCATTTCTTAACTTTCTTCTCATATTTCATCATTCGCACCTCCGCTTCCGAAGTCCTTGCACCTCATGTCATCCAACATCTCCTTCGTCGC GAAATACAAACGCTGCTTGTGTTCGCGATATTGGCCGTCATCAAG GGAGCAAAGGAAGACAACTGGGAAACCTTTATAGCCTATGCACTTTTCCTTGGGAAG ATTTGTCTTTTTGTCCTAGCCTTTACAATGGATCGCCACTTAGCCGTATGGTATATTCTTGTATTTTTAG CGTTGCATATGTTAACACAACAACCTCTATTCCAAGGACTAG GTACGTCCAGCAAGCTAACCCCATTGCACTTGGAAAGCCTGTTGACAGAGGGGACAACTACAAGATTTTGGCTG GTGGAATTTCGTTCTTCATATTCACCTGCTTGCAttcgctcaagtcagtattttCCTGAGCTCTCAATTAC ATATTCAAGCAAAAATTTATCGTTTGGAATAGTTGATCTTGGTCTCTTTCCCAATGCTGCTGAAAAATTTGGAATATCTCTAAGTG GAAGCATGGGCCAGCTTCCTACATATATCTTATTTGAGAATGCGGCTGAAGTTGCCCGCTTTCCAGAGTTGGATTTTGAAGCAACATATTTTCACCCTACGATTACAAAG GGGCTTCTTTCTCGACATTTTGAGCTTGATCGGCACCTTCTGGAATATTTTAATGGTAAATAG